One Mycoplasmopsis bovigenitalium genomic window, GATTCAAGAAGTACTGTAGATATAGATTTTCTTTTGAGTAACATGCAGCTATCGGAAGAAAATATTGTTCGAATGTTGAATGAAACTTTGAACCCGGAAGAAACTGACGATATCTTTTATGAATTGCAAAGTATTGTACCAATCAAAGAAGAAGATCAATATGGAGGCCTTCGTGCAAATATTTTATGTAAAATGGAAAATATAAGACAGATTGTACCACTTGACATTGCAACAGGAGATGTTATTACACCTCATCCGATAGATTATAAGTATGTAAGTTCTTTTGGAGAAGAAGAAATAATAATCAAAGCTTATCCGATAGAAACCATGCTTGCAGAAAAAATACAGACCATTTATGCAAGAGGATTCTTAAATAGTAGAAGTAAGGATTATTATGATCTTTATATTATTTATAAATTAAAGAATAAAGATGTAAATGCAGAGATATTAAAAGATGCTTGTAGAAAAACATTTAGGTATAGAAAAACAGAATTCGATATAAACAAAATTGTAGACTTACTTGAAAAATTGAAAACGAATGAAGCTTTTTTAAAAAGATGGCAAGCCTATTCAAGAAAAAATTTATATTCTAAAGATATAACCTTTGAAGAAGTGTTAAACAATGGAATAAAAATGGTGGAAAAAATAAAGAATGAAAATTAGCATATAACGGTTTTGCAATGAAAAGAAGGCGTCAAACATTTTTTGTAAGTTAGTTCCCGAATAGGAAAATGGATTAAAAAATAGAAAACGAAATATATAAAACTTTAAAAGACAATTGGAGAAATCCAAACTCTAATTGTCCCTAAATAGTAAGTTCAAGCGCAAAATTTTGCGCTTGATTTTTTATTTAACATATTTAAACTTATTTCATAATTTCAATTGTAATTACAAATAAAGCATTTTACTATAAGAGTTTATGTCTATTAATTCACAAATTCAACCAAACAAGTATTGATAATATGGAAAAATTATATTTTTTTCCATGAAATTAAACAAATTAGCTTGTTTTTCAACCTTGATTTCTTTTTTTTTTTTTTTTGTAAACTCATATTATCTGCACGCGAAATTGCAGATATTTATGAAATATTAAGGAGTTTAATATGGCAAAAACAAAAATAATATTAGCAAGTACACTATCAGTTTTAGCGGTTGCTGGAGTTACAACAGCAGCAGTTGTTGTTACTACCAAAAATAAGGATAAACAAAAAAATAACCCCGAATTAGGTAAAGAGCAAGATCCCGCTAAAAAAATAAAAGATGGTAAAAAAGATGGTTCTCAAACACAAACACCTGAAACAGAACCAAATAAAGACAACACACAAACACAAACACCTGAAACGGGAAAAAATAATAACAATAATCAAACCAATCCACAAAAAATAGTTCAAAATAAAAATGATTTCAAAGAAATAAATGATGCAATCAAAAATGAATATGACAAAGAAAATCAAATAATTAATGAATACGATGATAATGTTGCAAAATATTGAGAAGAACAAATTAAAAAGAATAAACAACCTAATAGTGTAGATAGCCCAAATAACCAACCCCAAAGTGATGGT contains:
- a CDS encoding nucleotidyl transferase AbiEii/AbiGii toxin family protein: MNKAKLTALCHKVSKEVGISFNSVMLYYFLESILKKIAGSKYNERFIFKGGFLLSSVVGIDSRSTVDIDFLLSNMQLSEENIVRMLNETLNPEETDDIFYELQSIVPIKEEDQYGGLRANILCKMENIRQIVPLDIATGDVITPHPIDYKYVSSFGEEEIIIKAYPIETMLAEKIQTIYARGFLNSRSKDYYDLYIIYKLKNKDVNAEILKDACRKTFRYRKTEFDINKIVDLLEKLKTNEAFLKRWQAYSRKNLYSKDITFEEVLNNGIKMVEKIKNEN